CGGGCGGCGGGGGAATCGGTCGCCGACCAGAACCGACCCCCAATGCTGGGGCTGGCCATCTACCTGTGGTTGTGCGCCCTCCCCTTCGCCCTCATCACCTTGGGACCCCGTCTGGGGTTGGCCCGCTCCATCGCCGTGGTCTCCCTCCTCCTGGTCTTGGCGATGGCGGTCTGCCTGAGTCTCTGCCGGATGGGAAAAGGGGGAGGCCGTTCTCAAACCGCTCCATGCGGAAAAGGTCCAGAACTGAAGGTTTGAATCAAAGAAAGGGGAAAGGGACATGGCCAAGGATCCGGTCTGTGGAATGACGGTTGACGAGGGCAAAGCCGCGGCCACCGCGGAGTACCAGGGCCAAACCTACTACTTCTGCAGCGCCGCCTGCAAGGCCGAGTTCGAGAAGGACCCCAAGCGGTACGCCGGTGGAAAGGCCGGTGGTCAGCCCCAGGGGGGACACGGGCACCACGGCCATTGTTGCTAGAACGCGCTTAAACGATGACGGCAGCCGGAATCCTCCGGCTGCCGTCACGCTTTTTGGCGCTGTGGTTGCTGGGCGAAAGATCGACGCCCGGGGGGACCCACCCGACCGAAATCGCTCACGGTCCCTCGAAGTACCTTGCCCTGACCTGCTCCAAGTCGACCTCCGCGAGCCGGTCGACCACCTCCAGCACCCCCAGGACCTCGTTTCCCCTGACCACGGCGTAGGCGCCCGCTTCGGCCGGATCGAGGAAGACGGCGTTCAGGCCGCTCCCGGCCTTGAACGACTTGGCCGTCCGGCCGCTGGCCGTATCGATCAGGGAATACTCGCCCTCAGCCGAGTCGAAGGCGCCGAGGTCGAAAACGACCTTCGTTCGCAGGCCCGCCTGAACCACCACGACCAGGGGCTCGAACTCGAAACCGATCCCTTTGAAGGCGGCCACCTGCGTGGAGCCGTCGATGACGGCCTTCTTGATGATCCTCCCGGTCGGGACCTGGCCCATGTCGGCCCCATAGATGCTGGGCGAACCACCGCCCGTCGAGCAACAGGCGTTGGTGCCGTCGCCGCAACACCCGGCGCCGGCCGGGACGTCGACGTCAGGCTTGGCCACGTCGACCGCCCCGAGGTCGTCGACCACCCGGATCAGGCCCCCGATCATCCCCATCCAGCAACTGAAGGCGATGTCGCCGCCCGTCGGGGTGAACTTCAGGACGTTGGGCCCGGGCTTGAGGTTCATCGCCGTCTTCAGCGAGGGGACGATGATCTGCCTGTTGCACGAGGTCAATTGCCGGCCATCGATGGTCCACTCCACGGGGATGTTCCGCTGGACATAGAGCAGGCTCGGCCGGTAGCCCCGGGCGTCGGCGACCATCGTCAGGGCTTGCACCCCGTCGCGCAGTTCGGCTTGGCCGACCCGGCCGGAGGCCTGGGCGCTCGGTGGCGGCGCGGCGGGCCTCAGCGCGGGCCACCTCACCCCGGCGAGGGTCAGGCCGCGGTTGGCCATCACCAGGCCCAGGGAAAGGACGAGGACTCCGCTCAGGCGGAGGATCTGTCGGGGACGCCCGCCGCGCATGGCCGCGGTGGCCAGCCCGAGGGCGGACATCAGCGGCACCGTGCCCAGGGAGAAAGCCAGCATGGCCAGGGCGCCATGGACCGCGCTCCCGGTGCCGAGGGCGAAGAGTTGCATCGTCTGCAGGGGGCCGCAGGGCATCAGCCCGTTGAGTAGCCCGACCATCAGGGGACCGCGGGCCTCTCGCCGCCCTTGCCCGTCTTCGTGCCCGCGCGACCAGGGCAATTGGATCCGGAGGCGGCGGGCGAAGCCGAAACCGGCCAGGCTCAGGCCCATGGCCACCATGAAGAGGGCGGCGAAGAGCATCAGCCCGGCCTTGACCGGTAGGGAGATGGACAGGACCGAGCCGAGGGCGCCGACCAGGCCGCCCAGAGACGTATAGGAGATGACGCGTCCGAGATTGTATAGGACGACCGGCTTCAAGTCCCGCCGTCCCGGCTCGGCGCCGGCCGACAGACTCTGGCTCAGCATCAATCCGCCGCACATCCCGACGCAGTGGATCGAGGTCAACAGGCCGGTGACGAAGAGGACCGTCAAGGTCGCGCCGTTCTGAAGCCTGGCGGCCAGGTCGAGTCCGCCGGACCAGCGTCCGAGGAGGAAGATCAGGACCCCGGCGGCGAGGATGGTCAGGAGCGGGCTCAGGCCGCCGCCCCTGGTCTCGTACCCGGCCTCCCTGATGGCCGCCCCGATCCGCTCGAGATCGCACCGGCCGTCGTCGTAATCGACCACGGCCCTACCCTTGACGAAGTCGGCCTCGGCCGACTTCACCCCATCGAGGGCGCGCAGGGCCTTCTCGACCTTCCGCCCGCACGATTCACAGACCATGCCCTGAACCATGACGATCTGCTTCCTCGTCGCCACACGCATCCCCCCCGCCGCCTCGCGCCGCCCCGACCGAGGCAAGCGGAAGGCCGCTTTGGGCGGCCTTTTGTTCGCGGCTGTCGGGGAAATGGGGAAGACCATTCTCCGAGTTGTCCCGACTTCCTTCAGATGAGGAAGCAAAATTGTCTTTCAAAAAGATGCCAAGTCCGCATGGCCGCGAGACCGCCGGATGATCACGCCCCTCCCAGGCAGGCCTGGCGGACCATGGGGTCGGTTGACAACTGCCGACCCGTCCCGGAGAGTAGGACGCGGCCCGTCTCCAGGACGTAGGCCCGGTCGGCGATGTCCAGCGCCAGACGCGCGTTCTGCTCGACGAGGAGGATGCCCGTCCCATCGTCGCGGATGCGGCGAATCGTCTCGAACATTGCCGCGACCAGCCGTGGAGCCAGGCCCATCGACGGTTCGTCCATCAAGAGAAGTCGCGGTGAAGCCATCATCGCCCGGGCGATGGCCAGCATCTGTTGCTCGCCGCCACTGAGGGTCCCGGCCACCTGGCGGCGGCGGTCCCGCAAGGCGGGGAAGACGGTGCAGACGCGCTCCAGGTCCCGGCGGATCTCGGTCCGGTCGGGCCGCGAGAAGGCGCCCATCTCCAGGTTCTCGAGCACCGTCATCCTGGGGAAGACCTGCCGGTTGTCGGGGGAGGCGGCGATTCCCCGGCGAACGATGGTCTGCGGGGGCAGACCCGAGACGTCCGCCCCGTCCAGGGAGACCCGGCCGGAGCGCGGGTGCAGCAACCCGCAGACCGTCCTCAGGAGGGTGGTCTTCCCGGCCCCATTGGCCCCGACGACCACCACCAGCTCACCGCGGCCGACTTCCAGACTCACCCCCTTCAGGGCGTGGACGCGGCCATAGTAGACGTGGATGTCCTTGACCTCAAGCACTGGCCACGCCCCCCTTCTCGCCGAGATAGGCGGCCAGCACGGCGGGGTCCGTCCGGACCTCCTCGGGCCGGCCGTCGGCGATCTTCCGGCCGTAATCGAGGACGACGACCCGGTCGGAGACGGCCATCACCGCCCGCAGGTCGTGCTCGACCATGACCACGGTGATCTCTTGCCGCCGGACCGACCTGATGAGCCCCAGGAGATCCTCGACTTCGGCGTAGTTCATCCCGGCGGCCGGTTCGTCGAGCAGGAGGAGTCGGGGCCGCGTGGCCAGGGCCCTGGCGATCTCCACCCGGCGCTGAGCGCCGTAGGGAAGGTCGCCGGCCTGGACATCGGCCCGGCCCGGCAGGCCGACCGTGTCGAGCAGTCCCGCCGTCGTCGCGAGAACCGATCGCCGTTCGGCCCGGGCCGTCCGGCTGTCGACCAGGGCCGACCAGAGCCCGGCCCGCGTCCGGCAGTGCTGGGCGATATTGACGTTGTCGGCCACCGTCAGGTGGCTGAAGAGGCGGATGTTCTGGAACGTACGGGCGATGCCGCTCCGCGTCACCCGGTGGGCGGGTTGGTTGGTGATGTCCGCGCCGTCGAAGCGGACCTCCCCGGAATCCAGGCGGCCCAGCCCCGAGACGGCGTTGAACAGAGTGGTCTTGCCGGCCCCGTTCGGGCCGATGACCGAGACGATCTCCCCGGCCTCGACGGTCAGGCTGACCGATTCCAGGGCCTTGATCCCCCCGAAGGCGACGGTCGCCCCGCTTACGATGAGCAGACTCATGACCCCCGCCCCCCTTGGTTGAGATGGGCCGCGCCGCCCGCCCGCGGGCGCCGGCCGGCCAGCTTCTCCAGCAGTCCCCCCTGGGCCAGGCGCCGCTCGGGGATGAGCCCGTTTGGCCGATAGATCATCAGCAGGATGAGGGCGGCTCCATAGAAGAAGAGCCGGTAGTCGGCCAGGGGCCGGAAGACCTCCGGCAGGACGACCAGCACCGCCGTCCCGATGATCGAGCCAGGGATGCTGGTCCCGCCGAGGAGGGCCATGCTGACGATGAGGAAGGACTCGCCGCTTCCGAAGGACGACGGGTTGATGAAGCTGATGTAGTGGGCGTATAGGCTGCCGGCCAGACCGGCGATGAACCCCGAGACGGTGAAGGCCAGGACCTTGAGGTAGCCGGTGTCAACGCCCATGGCCTTGGCCGCCAATTCATCCTCGCGGATGGCCACCAGGGCATCGCCCAGCCGCGAGTTCACCAGTCGGTGGACGGCCAGGGCGACCAGGGCCAGGATGGCCAGGGTCAGGTAGTAATAGGAGGTCACGGAGGCGAAGGTGAAACCGAGGACCCCGGCCGGCGGGATGTTGGTCAGACCCATCGGCCCGCGCGTGACGGAACTCCAGTTGAGCAGGACCAGCCGGACGATCTCCCCGAAGCCGAGGGTAATCATGCCGAGGTAGAAGCCCGAGGATCTCAGCGTGGGCAGGCCGACGATCAAGCCGCCCAGGGCGGCGACGACCCCGGCCGCCGGGAGACCGAGGAGGAACGGGTAGCCGTTCAGGGTCAGGAGGGCCGAAGCATAGGCCCCCAGGGCGTAGAAAGCGGCCTGTCCCAGGGCCAACTGGCCGGCGTATCCAGAGACCAGGTTGAGGCTGAGGGTGAGGATGGTGTAGATGGCGATGAGGACGCCCAGGTGAACCAGGTACCGACTGGCCACCAGAGGAAAGGCGAGGGCCAGGAGGACGGACAGCGGGACCCAGGGGAACCGCGCGAGCCGCGTCATCGTCACGCCCCCTATACCTTCTGCCGCTCCGGCCGTCCCAGGATGCCCTGGGGCCGGATCAGCAGGATGACGATGAGGATGATGAAGGCAATGGCGTCGCGGTAGGCCGACAGCCAGGTCGCGCCGATGTCCTCGGCCACCCCGAGGACCAGGCCGCCGAGGACGGCTCCGGGGATCGAGCCGATCCCACCGAAGACGGCGGCGACGAACCCCTTCATCCCGGCCATGAACCCGGTACCCAGGTCGGCCACGTTGTAGTAGGCTCCCATCAGCACGCCGGCCACCGCCGCCAGGGCCGAGCCCAGGGCGAAGGTCGCCGTGTTCACCAGGTCTACGTCCACCCCGAACATGGCCGCCGCGGCCGGGTTCTGGACCGTCGCCCGGATGGCCTTTCCGAAGCGGGTCCGCCGGATGAGCAGTTGAAGCGCGGCCATCAGCCCCAGGGACACGGCCAGGATGACGACCTCCATGCGGGAGATCTGAACCGGTCCGAGGGCCAATGGCCCGCCCGCCAAGGCCGGTGGAAAGGGCCGGGTCTTCGGACCGAAGATGACCAAGGCGGCGATATCGATCATCATCCCGGCGCCGATGGTGCTGATGAACTGGGCCCCGGCCGGGGCCCGCCGGACGCGGAGGGGGTAGATGGCGGCCTTCTCGATGAGCACCCCGAGGAGCCCGCTGGCCGCGGCGGCGGCCCCCAGGCCGACCCAGAAGCCCGCCTGCCGCATGGCCACGAGGCCGATGAAGGTCCCCATCACCAGAACCGACCCGTGGGCGAAGTTGATCACTTCGAGGATGCTGAAGATCAGCGAGAAACCGAGGGCGATCAAAGCATAGACGCTG
This Bacillota bacterium DNA region includes the following protein-coding sequences:
- a CDS encoding ABC transporter ATP-binding protein, yielding MSLLIVSGATVAFGGIKALESVSLTVEAGEIVSVIGPNGAGKTTLFNAVSGLGRLDSGEVRFDGADITNQPAHRVTRSGIARTFQNIRLFSHLTVADNVNIAQHCRTRAGLWSALVDSRTARAERRSVLATTAGLLDTVGLPGRADVQAGDLPYGAQRRVEIARALATRPRLLLLDEPAAGMNYAEVEDLLGLIRSVRRQEITVVMVEHDLRAVMAVSDRVVVLDYGRKIADGRPEEVRTDPAVLAAYLGEKGGVASA
- a CDS encoding branched-chain amino acid ABC transporter permease, producing MSLLLEQTVNGLVIGSVYALIALGFSLIFSILEVINFAHGSVLVMGTFIGLVAMRQAGFWVGLGAAAAASGLLGVLIEKAAIYPLRVRRAPAGAQFISTIGAGMMIDIAALVIFGPKTRPFPPALAGGPLALGPVQISRMEVVILAVSLGLMAALQLLIRRTRFGKAIRATVQNPAAAAMFGVDVDLVNTATFALGSALAAVAGVLMGAYYNVADLGTGFMAGMKGFVAAVFGGIGSIPGAVLGGLVLGVAEDIGATWLSAYRDAIAFIILIVILLIRPQGILGRPERQKV
- a CDS encoding YHS domain-containing protein, with translation MAKDPVCGMTVDEGKAAATAEYQGQTYYFCSAACKAEFEKDPKRYAGGKAGGQPQGGHGHHGHCC
- a CDS encoding ABC transporter ATP-binding protein translates to MLEVKDIHVYYGRVHALKGVSLEVGRGELVVVVGANGAGKTTLLRTVCGLLHPRSGRVSLDGADVSGLPPQTIVRRGIAASPDNRQVFPRMTVLENLEMGAFSRPDRTEIRRDLERVCTVFPALRDRRRQVAGTLSGGEQQMLAIARAMMASPRLLLMDEPSMGLAPRLVAAMFETIRRIRDDGTGILLVEQNARLALDIADRAYVLETGRVLLSGTGRQLSTDPMVRQACLGGA
- a CDS encoding sulfite exporter TauE/SafE family protein, whose protein sequence is MATRKQIVMVQGMVCESCGRKVEKALRALDGVKSAEADFVKGRAVVDYDDGRCDLERIGAAIREAGYETRGGGLSPLLTILAAGVLIFLLGRWSGGLDLAARLQNGATLTVLFVTGLLTSIHCVGMCGGLMLSQSLSAGAEPGRRDLKPVVLYNLGRVISYTSLGGLVGALGSVLSISLPVKAGLMLFAALFMVAMGLSLAGFGFARRLRIQLPWSRGHEDGQGRREARGPLMVGLLNGLMPCGPLQTMQLFALGTGSAVHGALAMLAFSLGTVPLMSALGLATAAMRGGRPRQILRLSGVLVLSLGLVMANRGLTLAGVRWPALRPAAPPPSAQASGRVGQAELRDGVQALTMVADARGYRPSLLYVQRNIPVEWTIDGRQLTSCNRQIIVPSLKTAMNLKPGPNVLKFTPTGGDIAFSCWMGMIGGLIRVVDDLGAVDVAKPDVDVPAGAGCCGDGTNACCSTGGGSPSIYGADMGQVPTGRIIKKAVIDGSTQVAAFKGIGFEFEPLVVVVQAGLRTKVVFDLGAFDSAEGEYSLIDTASGRTAKSFKAGSGLNAVFLDPAEAGAYAVVRGNEVLGVLEVVDRLAEVDLEQVRARYFEGP
- a CDS encoding branched-chain amino acid ABC transporter permease, whose amino-acid sequence is MTRLARFPWVPLSVLLALAFPLVASRYLVHLGVLIAIYTILTLSLNLVSGYAGQLALGQAAFYALGAYASALLTLNGYPFLLGLPAAGVVAALGGLIVGLPTLRSSGFYLGMITLGFGEIVRLVLLNWSSVTRGPMGLTNIPPAGVLGFTFASVTSYYYLTLAILALVALAVHRLVNSRLGDALVAIREDELAAKAMGVDTGYLKVLAFTVSGFIAGLAGSLYAHYISFINPSSFGSGESFLIVSMALLGGTSIPGSIIGTAVLVVLPEVFRPLADYRLFFYGAALILLMIYRPNGLIPERRLAQGGLLEKLAGRRPRAGGAAHLNQGGRGS